The following proteins are co-located in the Salvelinus fontinalis isolate EN_2023a chromosome 29, ASM2944872v1, whole genome shotgun sequence genome:
- the LOC129827353 gene encoding uncharacterized protein LOC129827353, with product MATSVKRPSLGPVPPPRKKSSPKSELTKELKQEIREAFELFDTDASGHIEVKELKVAMRALGFEPKKEETKRMIAEVDKDGTGKISFSDFLTVMTQKMAEKDSKEEILKAFRLFDDDETGKISFRNLKRVAKELGENLTAEELQEMIEEADRDGDGEVNQGEFLRIMKKTSLY from the exons ATG GCAACCAGTGTAAAGAGGCCATCCCTAGGTCCAGTCCCTCCCCCCAGGAAGAAGTCCAGCCCGAAGTCGGAGCTCACCAAGGAGCTGAAACAGGAGATCAGAGAGGCCTTTGAACTTTTCGACACCGACGCCTCCGGACACATTGAAGTCAAGGAGCTAAAg gttgCTATGAGGGCGCTGGGGTTCGAGCCGAAGAAAGAGGAGACTAAGAGGATGATAGCAGAGGTGGATAAGGACGGAACAGGAAAGATCTCCTTCTCTGATTTTCTCACCGTCATGACTCAGAAGATG GCTGAGAAGGATTCTAAGGAGGAGATCCTGAAAGCATTCCGACTGTTTGATGATGATGAGACGGGGAAGATCTCCTTCAGGAACCTGAAGAGGGTCGCCAAAGAACTAGGAGAGAACCTGACTGCCGAGGAACTGCAG GAGATGATCGAGGAGGCAGACAGGGATGGAGACGGCGAGGTGAACCAGGGAGAGTTCCTCCGCATCATGAAGAAGACCAGCCTGTACTGA
- the LOC129827352 gene encoding sterol-4-alpha-carboxylate 3-dehydrogenase, decarboxylating-like produces MATRIRPSSKRCAVIGGSGFLGRHLVEKLLDKGYTVSVFDIRQSYELPGVTFHLGDLCDKQALLTALQDVSLVFHCASPAPASDDKALFQRVNIQGTQTVLQACTEAGVQKVVLTSSASVVFEGTDIKDGREDIPCAKKPIDYYTETKIEQEKLVLKACDKEKGLLTVAIRPHGIFGPRDPQLVPILVYTARRGKMKFIIGDGSNLVDFTFVDNVVHGHILAAESLRPESPICGKAYHITNDEPVRFWDFMSDILVGLGYAAPRYHLPYTLVYGLALLLWLLSLLLRPLVAFKPTFTPMRVALAGTHHFYSCSRAKQDMGYKPVVSLKDGIRLTVESYPHLRHGA; encoded by the exons ATGGCCACACGCATACGACCT AGCAGTAAGCGGTGTGCAGTGATAGGAGGCTCTGGGTTCCTGGGTAGACACCTGGTAGAGAAGCTGTTGGATAAGGGCTACACCGTGTCGGTGTTTGACATCAGACAGAGCTATGAACTACCTGGAGTCACCTTCCATCTGGGAGACCTCTGTGAtaaacag GCTCTCCTAACAGCCCTCCAAGATGTCTCCCTAGTGTTCCACTGTGCTTCTCCAGCCCCAGCCAGTGACGACAAGGCTCTGTTCCAGAGAGTCAACATCCAGGGGACACAGACTGTCCTACAGGCCTGCACTGAGGCTGGAGTacag aAAGTGGTACTGACCAGCAGTGCCAGTGTGGTGTTTGAAGGAACAGACATCAAGGATGGGAGAGAAGACATTCCCTGCGCCAAGAAGCCCATCGACTACTACACAGAGACCAAGATAgaacaggagaag CTGGTTCTGAAGGCCTGTGACAAGGAGAAGGGTCTCCTGACAGTGGCCATCCGACCTCACGGTATCTTCGGCCCCCGGGACCCCCAGCTGGTGCCCATCCTGGTCTACACGGCACGCAGGGGCAAGATGAAGTTCATCATCGG tgatGGTTCTAACCTGGTGGATTTCACTTTTGTGGACAATGTGGTTCATGGACACATCCTGGCAGCTGAGAGTCTGAGGCCAGAGTCTCCTATCTGTGGCAAG GCGTACCACATCACTAATGACGAGCCTGTCCGGTTCTGGGACTTCATGTCAGATATTCTAGTTGGTCTGGGCTACGCTGCTCCACGCTACCACCTTCCCTACACGCTAGTCTACGGGCTGGCTCTGCTGCTGTGGCTGCTGTCTCTGTTACTACGCCCCCTAGTGGCCTTCAAACCCACCTTCACCCCCATGAGGGTGGCCCTGGCAGGTACACATCACTTCTACAGCTGCTCCAGAGCCAAGCAGGACATGGGGTACAAGCCTGTGGTCAGTCTAAAGGATGGGATCAGACTCACGGTGGAGAGCTATCCTCATCTACGACATGGAGCCTGA